DNA sequence from the Runella rosea genome:
CCCAGTTTTTGTAAATGCACAAGTCGAGATAATTGAGGGAAGGCAATCATCACTTTTGAGCCTACTTTTGCCGCTTCGTTAATGCGTTCATTGTCGAGAATTCTGGCAAAACCCTGCCCCCGATACGCGGGGTCGACCACCAAACGGTTGATGGAAGCAATGGGGCTTTTTTGAAAAAGCGGACGGTGTTCTTTATGCAAAAAATCAGCGTAGGGAACATCCTCAATGCACTCATGAAAACTTAAACGAGCCGCCGCGACTATGGTCTCATCTTTAGTAATAATCCAATGGTGTGCATTTTTGTCTATGGAATCTATCCACACCTCTTGTGAAAAAAAAGTGGGATTTATGCCGTTCTCATTACGCCAAGCCTTAATTCTGAAACGACCAATTTCTTCCATGCGCTCAGGAAAATAGCCCTCATGAATTACAAACCCGTCGGGTAAGGATTTAATTTTGTTTTTTTCCATTACCAAAAAGTCCAAAAAATCGGGTAAAGTGTTCATTATGAATTACTTTATTTCAAATAAAATACCCAGTGAAATATTTCGTTTTTCTTGCGGAAAACGCGAAGCTCCCACAATATTGTCGGCTTCTCTAATGCCTGGGACAAAGTATTCTTTGTTTAATAAATTATAACTCGTTACCTGCAACGATATACCTTTGATTATGTCGTGGTAGGTCAATGCACCATCCATGATGAAATATGGGTCAAACAGTTGGATGGGGTTTCGGCTGCCAGAAGTTCCAGCTCCCGTTTTGCGGGCACCCACATAATGAGAGGTGATGTTTAGCCTCAGACTTTTAGTGAATTGATAATTTGCACCGATGTTGAACGAAAAATCGGCAATATCGCTGATGCGTAAATTTGAGGTTAAGTCGAGCGGATTAGTGTACGTAAAATTACTCCAAACGTTGAGTTTGTTCCATTGATAGTTAGCTTCGGCCTGAATACCCCAAATCCGCTGACGCCCAATTCCCTGAAATTGATTGGTTTTGGTGCCGTTTTCCAATACTACCGAGGCCAACCCCACCGCATTGCTGTAATTGGCGCGGTAGGCAGCAACGGTAATATTAAGGTCTTTGATGGGTTTGTAGTAAAGGCTGAACTCTAAGTTTCTCACTTTTTCGGGTTGTAGTGTTGGGTTGTTCAGCCGTCGTTCGGCGGTGGTACCGTATTTTTGAAGGTACGAAGCATCTTTAAACGCTTCCGCATAAATTGCCTTTAGAATAACGTTTCCTTTGCTGTAAATAGCTGATAATCTAGGGTTTGCTACCATACCATACCCGCCATTGTTTCTTACTCGGTTGTTGTCTACCCGTAATCCGCCAACTAAACTAAGTGATTCAGAATAACGATAAGTGGCTTGGGCATAGATTCCAACATCAAAAACACGAAAATTGTTACCACCCCTAAGGGTATCAGCTGGAAAACCTTGCTCTTCGGGATTGCCAGTGCCAGAGGTAACGTAATTCCCCTGAATTATGCTGTTTCGGTACTCTACACCACCATTGACGTCTAGGTTGAGTAGAGGACTCCATAGCGCCCGAAATTCGTTACGGAATTGGTTAGAAACACGGTAATTATAAGTAGTAGAGTAGGTAGGGCCAGTGCCCGCGGCTAAGTCGGCGATTCCCAGACGAGCGTTGTAATATCCGCGATAAGAGGGGAGATTGGTGCCTCCGTCTATCTCGTGTAAGCGGTAGGATGAAAGGTTGATAATCTGGAATTTATCATTTATCACCTTGTTGTAAGTTACGGCAAAACTTCGGTAATAGGTGATCCAGCGTCCTAGATCGGCTGTATTGATTCGGGATAAGTTTGTATACCATGGCACTGCCCCTTCGTCGGTTTTCCAGTTGGTGATGGCTATGGTTAGTTCTTTAAATTCGATTTTGGTTTTCATGTACCAGTTCTTTGAATAATCATTGAACTGGACTGGTTTATCTAAGGCATTCCCGTTAAAAAGTCTATTGTCTAGTTCGGCTGCTTTTTCGGCCCCTTTCGGGGTTAGCCGAAGCGCACTAGGTACACCGTTGGTGAATTCAACGTTGAACAAATCTGAGTTTGGAAACTTGGTCAGGAGTTGGGTATTATTGATGTAATTTAGGGCATCGGTACCCGTTCTATCCAGTCGTGTACCGTAGGCTGCGGGGTTACGGGCGTCGTAGTTCCATTCGGGGTATTTCGACAAATTCATTTCGTTGGATTCAAACAGTCGCCCTGTGACCGAAATGGCCACGTCTTTGGTTTTGACTGCTATAGTTCCGTCCGCATACCGCGTTTTCCATGTTCCTGATTTTACTTGACCATTGAATCGTACTTTATTGTTGCCGTCAATAATCTCGCGGTATTTTTTTGTAATAATATTTATCACTCCCATAAAGGCGTTGTTGCCGTACAAAGTAGAAGCGGGCCCGTATACCACCTCCACACGGTCTATGTCGGAAAGCGTATATTGACGTGAGATGGGGATATTATCTGAGGCCAAATCGTTTTCTTCCACCCCGTCAATGAGCATCAACATTCGGTCGTTGGAGGTGGACCGATAGCCCCGCGTGTAGAAATTTGAATAGCCGGGGCCGTTACCTTTGGCAATGTCAAACCCTGATAAATCGTGCAGGAGTTGTTCTAAGTTTTGATAGCCCCGCCTGATAAAATCTTTTTCCGTAATGACGATTACCGTGGCGGGTACTTTCAGCACGTTTTCCGCCCTTTTTGATACTGAGGTAATTTGT
Encoded proteins:
- a CDS encoding GNAT family N-acetyltransferase; this translates as MNTLPDFLDFLVMEKNKIKSLPDGFVIHEGYFPERMEEIGRFRIKAWRNENGINPTFFSQEVWIDSIDKNAHHWIITKDETIVAAARLSFHECIEDVPYADFLHKEHRPLFQKSPIASINRLVVDPAYRGQGFARILDNERINEAAKVGSKVMIAFPQLSRLVHLQKLGFNLISQLENIPEMPERPFFLMKLDL
- a CDS encoding TonB-dependent receptor plug domain-containing protein, which gives rise to MIKIIQLIKWGILIGACLQAVCSMGQICDETVSIPEAEKKYTTGNFDEVFQILLPCLKTEFSPTAKVQAYKILAMAHLAMDSSARAAESIQSLLAINPNFDPDFAASPQFKDMFQRIKDSQERIVQITSVSKRAENVLKVPATVIVITEKDFIRRGYQNLEQLLHDLSGFDIAKGNGPGYSNFYTRGYRSTSNDRMLMLIDGVEENDLASDNIPISRQYTLSDIDRVEVVYGPASTLYGNNAFMGVINIITKKYREIIDGNNKVRFNGQVKSGTWKTRYADGTIAVKTKDVAISVTGRLFESNEMNLSKYPEWNYDARNPAAYGTRLDRTGTDALNYINNTQLLTKFPNSDLFNVEFTNGVPSALRLTPKGAEKAAELDNRLFNGNALDKPVQFNDYSKNWYMKTKIEFKELTIAITNWKTDEGAVPWYTNLSRINTADLGRWITYYRSFAVTYNKVINDKFQIINLSSYRLHEIDGGTNLPSYRGYYNARLGIADLAAGTGPTYSTTYNYRVSNQFRNEFRALWSPLLNLDVNGGVEYRNSIIQGNYVTSGTGNPEEQGFPADTLRGGNNFRVFDVGIYAQATYRYSESLSLVGGLRVDNNRVRNNGGYGMVANPRLSAIYSKGNVILKAIYAEAFKDASYLQKYGTTAERRLNNPTLQPEKVRNLEFSLYYKPIKDLNITVAAYRANYSNAVGLASVVLENGTKTNQFQGIGRQRIWGIQAEANYQWNKLNVWSNFTYTNPLDLTSNLRISDIADFSFNIGANYQFTKSLRLNITSHYVGARKTGAGTSGSRNPIQLFDPYFIMDGALTYHDIIKGISLQVTSYNLLNKEYFVPGIREADNIVGASRFPQEKRNISLGILFEIK